Proteins from one Malaya genurostris strain Urasoe2022 chromosome 2, Malgen_1.1, whole genome shotgun sequence genomic window:
- the LOC131432688 gene encoding uncharacterized protein LOC131432688, whose protein sequence is MFHSITAMNNFGDIETKSVSDLEDESFRTISDIKMLTWDAISGGDLMMMVMFQRSAVSAEIDAYLDFLKMNNSRMHNVLLTEDIQDPAEKQIDDELKEEEEYLTKACNTFQEYLGESSSCGWNEINRVRDMTAEMTQQYINIAREKERFLVMANQQSDISSIQSEHVGIILYGLSKQLDDTNNIHNKLKADSDLLIREMDSLNAILAKRKQTPKPKNLDLLYPPKNTTTK, encoded by the exons ATGTTTCATTCTATAACGGCTATGAACAACTTCGGAGATATTGAAACCAAATCTGTCTCGGACTTG GAGGACGAATCATTCCGAACTATATCCGATATCAAAATGCTCACTTGGGATGCTATTTCCGGAGGAGATTTGATGATGATGGTAATGTTCCAGCGCAGCG CGGTTAGTGCTGAAATTGATGCTtatctcgattttctcaaaatgaaCAATTCGAGAATGCACAATGTATTGCTAACTGAAGACATTCAAGATCCTGCAGAGAAACAAATTGATGACGAACTCAAGGAAGAGGAGGAATATCTCACTAAAGCTTGCAACACCTTCCAggaatatttaggtgaatcg TCGTCATGTGGCTGGAACGAGATAAATAGGGTACGTGATATGACCGCTGAAATGACACAACAGTATATCAACATTGCTCGTGAAAAAGAGCGATTTCTAGTCATGGCTAACCAGCAGAGTGACATCTCCAGCATTCAAAGCGAACATGTTGGGATAATTCTTTATGGATTAAG CAAACAGCTTGACGATACAAATAATATTCACAATAAATTGAAAGCAGATTCTGATTTATTAATTCGCGAAATGGATTCGTTGAATGCAATCTTGGCTAAGCGGAAACAAACTCCAAAGCCAAAGAATTTAGATCTGCTTTATCCACCAAAAAACACGACGACGAAATAA
- the LOC131427915 gene encoding short/branched chain specific acyl-CoA dehydrogenase, mitochondrial yields MIQNLVKSTLRSAAVCRKMFYQPAAKLSSSSFGTTQGPTAPLTFLTEDEMVMKETVAKLAQEQIAPLVKKMDDEHQFDPSVIKAVFDNGLMGVEVSEEYGGSRCNFMTMMLVVEELAKVDPAVAALVDIHNTLVNSLMIKLGTEEQKKKYLPKLSQEYSGSFALSEPSAGSDAFSLKTTAKKDGNHYILNGSKMWISNSDMSGMFLIMANANPSAGYRGITTFIVDRDTEGFTVGKKENKLGICASGTCQLHLDNVRVPEENILGEFGKGYQYAAGFLNEGRIGIGAQMLGCAQGCFDATIPYLLERKQFGSDIYSFQSMQHQIATIAMEIEAARLLVYNAARLQEAKVPFLKQAAMAKTYASEVAQRATVKCIDWMGGVGFTKDFVQEKFYRDCKIGAIYEGTTNMQLSTIAKVLRKEYES; encoded by the coding sequence ATGATTCAGAATTTGGTGAAAAGTACACTCCGTTCGGCGGCCGTCTGTCGGAAAATGTTCTACCAACCAGCGGCCAAGCTGTCCTCATCTTCGTTCGGTACGACACAAGGTCCAACGGCTCCGTTGACTTTCTTGACCGAAGACGAGATGGTCATGAAGGAGACCGTTGCCAAGCTGGCACAGGAACAGATTGCCCCACTGGTCAAAAAAATGGATGATGAACATCAGTTTGATCCCAGTGTGATCAAGGCCGTGTTTGATAACGGTTTAATGGGCGTGGAAGTATCCGAAGAATACGGAGGAAGTAGATGTAACTTTATGACGATGATGCTGGTTGTGGAGGAATTGGCTAAGGTTGATCCGGCAGTGGCTGCGTTAGTTGATATTCACAACACATTGGTCAACTCGTTGATGATCAAGCTTGGAACAGAAGAGCAGAAGAAAAAATATCTACCTAAGCTATCACAGGAGTATAGTGGCAGTTTTGCACTTTCGGAACCGTCTGCAGGATCAGATGCATTTTCTCTCAAAACTACGGCCAAGAAAGACGGCAATCATTATATCCTTAACGGAAGCAAAATGTGGATATCCAACTCCGATATGTCTGGAATGTTCCTCATCATGGCCAACGCAAACCCTTCCGCAGGCTATCGTGGCATAACAACCTTTATCGTTGATCGGGACACCGAAGGGTTCACGGTTGGCAAGAAAGAGAATAAATTGGGAATATGCGCATCGGGAACTTGTCAGTTGCATTTGGACAATGTTCGTGTTCCCGAGGAAAACATTCTTGGTGAGTTCGGTAAAGGGTATCAGTATGCTGCAGGTTTCCTGAACGAAGGTCGTATTGGTATCGGTGCTCAGATGCTTGGATGTGCTCAGGGTTGTTTTGATGCAACCATACCGTATTTGCTAGAGCGCAAACAGTTCGGTTCGGATATTTATTCGTTCCAGAGTATGCAACACCAAATCGCtacaattgcaatggaaattgaAGCTGCACGTTTATTAGTTTACAACGCAGCTCGTCTGCAAGAAGCCAAAGTTCCGTTCCTGAAGCAAGCAGCCATGGCCAAGACCTACGCCTCGGAGGTGGCTCAGCGTGCCACGGTCAAGTGTATCGATTGGATGGGAGGAGTTGGATTTACCAAGGACTTCGTGCAGGAGAAATTCTACCGTGATTGTAAAATCGGTGCTATTTACGAGGGCACTACCAACATGCAGCTAAGCACCATTGCTAAGGTCCTAAGGAAGGAGTATGAgtcgtaa